TTCATCTTGATCACCTTCAATATCGTGCAGTAGGCAGTTCATTAGTGCTAGACGGCGCGTTTCTGGTACCAATTCCAAACCAACAAAGGCTTTGGTCATTTGAAACTCTTGATCATCATCGTCTAGATCATCTAAATCGTTGGTTTGTGATTTGATGTATTTATCCGCCTCAATCAAGAAACCTGCTGTGCCTGCTGCTGGATCTTGAATCACTTCACGCGGCTGTGGCTGCATGACTTTGATGATGGTGCTGATAAGTGAACGTGGCGTAAAGTACTGACCTGCGCCGGATTTAGTTTCGTTCGCGTTCTTTTGCAGTAAGCCTTCGTACATATCGCCGAAGTCATCACGGCTTTTACCTTCTCCGCTCTCATACCAATCTAAACTGTCCATATTGTTGACCAGTTCCGTTAGCTGAGCAGGCTGGGTAATGGTGGTATTTACGTTTTGGAAAATCGCACGAACAATCGCATGCTCATCGGCGCCAAGCTGAACTAGCATGTTACGATAGAATTGGTGCTGCTCTTGACCAATTTTGGCTTTTAGATCGCCCCAACGATAACCTTTCGGTAGCAGATCTTCTTCTTGACCAGTTTGTTCGCACATTTTAAGAAACAGTAGCGACGCTAATTCATTTACGTAGTTTTGGTAAGACACACCGCCATCACGCAGGTTGTCACACAGTTTCCACAGTTTGGCGACTAGATCATTGTTGTTCATGTTTGTTCTCTAATTGGTTGTGGCTGACGGCTCTTCGAACCAACCGTCAGCTCAATATTTTTCTGGGGTGATTGTATGATTTTAGGCGGGTTCATCCCACATATATTCATTGAATTGGGTGAGTATGCTGTCTAATTCGTCATTGAAGACGTTCATAAGCTTACGTTTACCACCTTTTCGCTTGTAGTTACCCGTTTTAAAGGTGTCATCATCGAGTATGACTTTATCCTTGATAGAAGCGGCTAATCTATCTAACCAGCTCAACTGCTCATCGTTCCAATCGTTAGCGGCCTTAATGCGTTCCAAAGCTAAATCAACCCGTTGTTCAAACGGCATTAGCGCATCGCCAATGGAGGCTCGGCGAATATGCCCAATGAGCTTAGCCGCTATGTCTTGGTTTTTGGCGGTTTTCCATGCGCTGCGCAGAGTCGAATCGTTGAAGTTTTGGTTATCGAACCACTCTTGCAGCTCAATCAATCCTTTGCGGGTCAAATCCCGTGGTTGATTGATGATAATGTCTAGCGCTTCTTGCTGGTTGCTTGAAGCCCCGACCAATTTATCAAACGCTTCCAAGAAGTCTTCCGCATTATCGAACTCGCCATACGTTTGTTTCACTTCGACAATTTCATCATGCACGTCGGTAAAAATAGGCATATCACGCAGGGCGTTAATATCACTCTTTAAGCTCTCGAGTCGGCTAACTAGGTTAGTCACTTTGTTAAACACTTCTGCCGACCATTTTGGCCCTTTGTCTTTAAGGGTTTTCGGTAAGCTGGCAAAATCACACCCTGCACTGTTTAAACACACTTCATCAATGCGTTTAATGTGCTCATCCACTTGTTTGGATTTATTGCGGTTAAACTGTGCATGGCTAACGATGCGTTGCAGCTTAGACACCAGTTGCTCGTGGCTATGCTCGGCAAAACTGCGGCCATCGGCTTCGATGGTTTTATAAGTTTCTGAGTCAGTAATTTCGTTAACCAGTGTTTGCAATTCCACTTGAGGGCACACCACCACAGGGCGCATGGTATCGACACTTTGCAGCGTAGAATAGAGATCGACCGCATCAAAAATACGGAATGAGGTTTTACCCGCTTGTGGGCATAAGCGAGTCGCACGGCCTTTCATCTGTTCATAGAGAATTCGGCTGCGAACCTTGCGCATGAAAACCAAATTACAAATGCTTGGAATATCGATACCAGTGGTGAGCAAATCCACGGTAACCACGATGTTTGGCAAACGCTCTTTATTAAAGCGAGTGATCATGGATTGCACTTTGGTGGAATCTTTATCGGAATCACCGGTGATTTTAATGATGGCGTCATGCTCAAGCTCAGGATACTTAGCCTTAAACGCACTGCGCAGCTCTTCCACCACCATATCCGCATGAGTGTTATTCACACAAAATACTAAGGTTTTTTGCGGATTGGTAGGATCTACATGGTTAACAGGATCGATATGATTGGTCAGCTCTTCACACACCACTTTATTAAAATTCGAGGCGATTAAGGTACGGTTAAAGTCGGCAACTTCAAAGCCTTGCTCGTCTTCAAGCTGATCATTGAGCAGTTCACCTTGATTGGATAAACGCTGAACTTCGGTACCTTGTGATAGATAGAGCCCGTCTTTGCTAAGTTTGGTCATGATCTTAATCGGTGGTTCTTGGTCGCACAGGTAGCCATCAATCACCGCTTTACGATAGCTGTAACGGTAAACGGGCTTTTGCTGCTCTCCACCGAAGATATCAATGGTGTGCAACGCTGGCGTTGCGGTCAGTGCCACTTTTACCGCATCAAAATGATCAATAATACGACGGTAAGAAGAGATAAAGTCTTGCTGATTACGGAACTTCTCTTCACCTTCGGTTTGCTCTTTATCGAGTATGTATCCACGGTGCGCTTCATCAACAATGATGCAGTCGTAACGGCCTACAGGCATCACTTCATCACTCTGTAACGTGCGCTTAACCAGTGATTGCACCGTGGCAACATGGATTTTGGTGCTGTCCTCAGGGAAACGGTCAGTTAGCCCTTTAATGTTGAAGATAGCGTTAAAGGTATCGCCTTTGATGTTGGTATCTTCAAACGAGTCTAGCGCCTGTTTACCCAGTGAGGTTCTATCAACTAAGAACAGCACACGCTTAAAACGCTGTGACTGAATTAAGCGATACATAAGCGCAATAGCGGTGCGCGTTTTACCCGTACCTGTCGCCATGGCAAGTAAGATGTCTTGCTGGCCAGAAACTATGGCTTTTTCTACCGCTTGCACGGCTTCTTCCTGGTAATAGCGCAAGCCAAGGTCGCTCATATCTGCGTTCTTGCTAAACCAGCTGTTTTGGTAATGAACATCGTCTTCAAGCTTAGCGAGCAGCTCTTCAGGACTGTGCCATTCTGGCAGCGCCTTAGGCATATTGGTGGCATGACGTACATCGCGATACCAAATGCCACTCTTGGTTTTTACCGCCGCACGGTAGTCACGACCGTTGGCCGAGAAGCAGAAAGGAACTTTATACGTTTCGCCCGCAGCGCTGCCATTCCAAGTGTGGATATACTTGGGAATGGCTTCGGCAACTTTATCTAGTTGTTCTTGGTCACTCGCGAGGGCTTCTAATTCACTGCGTAAAAAGTCGTGCTCAAAATATTTGCTGTAACGGTAGGCTTCGGTGAGTTTTGCTGCCACATCTTTGTTTTGCTGCTTGGCCTCTACCACGGCAACGGGTTTTAACCCAACGAACAGTACATAATCAGCGAAACCAGTTTTGCCCGCCTCATCAACACCCGTTGGCCATTCCGCAATCGCCATGTTGCGACCGACTTCTGGTCTAGTACCCTTTGAGAACTTTAGGTTGTTGGTGTCGGCATCCCAGCCTGCTTTACGAAGCTGAGCATCAATTAAATAGCGCGTTTCTGCTTCATCTAAATTTAGAGAACGCTTGCTAGCTTCATTGGCAATTTGCTTACGGTAGGCTTTACGTTCTACCTCTGTCTTAGTTGAAAGCTCAACCTCTTTCTCTTTAAGCTTAGCGCTCAAGGCTGCAATGCGAGCATCTGACTGCTCTTGCGTTTCTTCTTGCTTACTTTCTAAGACGGAGATGTAGCCATTAAGTGCAGTAAGCTTGGCCTTTTGGGCTTCCACTTCAGCTTTGGTCTGTGTTTTTGACTGTTTGGCTAATTCAAGCTGTTGCTTTAGCGACAGAATTTCTTGCTCAAACTGCTGACCGCTTTGCGAAGTTGGTAGAGCAAACTCAGGAACAGCAAAACCATAGTTTTTAGTGACCAAACGGTAATACCAAACCGCTAAACGGAAGGCTAAACGCAGACACATTGCTGCATCGTCTAGGTCGTTATGGTATTCGTGTACTGCTTGGTTACCTATTCTACGAAGTTTGTGAAACACTCTGAGAATGGAATCATCGACAAAGGGGATTTTACCCAATTCTCTCAATAACTCGTTTTGGTTTTCCGGAACATCGATATCAAGCAGTTTGGCGAGGTGTTTAGCAGTAGCCTCACCAAATATACGCAGCTTAACTAAAGTAGTGTTTGGATCGTCTGGGTAGTTTTTCTCAGCAGCGCGAGCAATCGCGAATAGGAAATCATTCACTCCTTTGAGAAATTCGAAGTTCGATTTAGCCATCACGATCTCCATTTTTATTTCAGTAGTAACTTATATCATTGACTAATAATACAATTATTCTTACCTAACGTAATAAAATAACGCTGATTATGAGCTTCTGATAACGACTTTATTTCAAGTATATTCGCAAGGTCATTAGGTAATGCGTTTTTAAGCTTGCGATTGATGGTGGAACACAAAGGTTGTAGGAATTCTTTTTCCATTCCTTTCAATTGGGAGAAATCACCGTCTAGATAATCTTCGGGAGTGGTATTAAAGGTAGCAAACACGCGGGGATCTCTTGCGAGCTCGCCGTATTGCTTCAGATATGATTCACTGTATTGGATGTTCTGTTCGAAACCTCTATCGACCAGTAAACCAGCTTCCCCAAACTCTAGTAGCCATAGATAAAAGGCCAATTCTTTTGCAGTGAATTTAATGTCTACACCTACCACTGTGACGAACTTCGCTTTGGTATTAACCGTCACAGAAAAATCTTCGTTGTGGCAAGCATTGAGCATACCGACTGTTTGACTGAATGAGTGTGTAGCCATTGATAAGACTAAACTCTCATCAATCGAGTTTCTCTGTCTAACAAAGGGAATCTCAGCTAAGGTAACTGTTGCTTTGCTTACATCTACCTCACCCTGCCCGTTCTTGCCGGTAACCCATTTAGGCTGCTTGGTCGGATACCAGAAATCACGGACAAATTCGAATTCGTCTTCAACAAACACATGACTTAAGGTATCCTGCTCTCGCCCAAACAACGACATGGCATAACCAAAGTAAAATGCCATGGTTTTTCGACCACCAGCTAAAGATGCGTGAATCGCAGTGTCCTCTCGCTGGGTAAGTTCATGCACTCTGCGAGTGATGTAGTCTGCCATATAGGTTTGGTCTTCAATGGACTTGGCATCATTAATCTGATTACCCTGGCCATCTTCAATTATCCAGATATGGCTTTCATCAAAAGTTACCGCTGGCATTGAATATTCATTGAACATGGTTTGAAGATGTCCATCTCGGAACAGACCATTGACCAGAGGAGGCTTACCGCTTTTCGTTGTGATGACATAAATTTCATCAGGAAACGGTCTGCCACTTTGATGAATCGCAAACAGCGTTTCCGTTAATACCTGAGGACTAGCACCTGTTATCGCAAGAAGGATATTTTTCATAAGATATTAATTAAGCCACTGATTATATAAAGCATAACGGCTATTTTATCTTTATATTGTATCGAGTAAAAATTGTTTCGAGCTCTTGCAGCTGTTTATCAGATGCGAAGTCAATATACGTTGGAGCAAAGATAAAGAGTGGTTCTTTCCAGTTACGTTTTTCTTCGAAGAACATTTCACCTTTACTCATATTTATGAATATCATCTCACCCTTTGATTCCGGCCTGTTTTCAATAAGGTTTCGATCTAACTCTACCCAGCCTTTCTCGTGGTGAAAACCAATCCAAATTTTACTAGCCTTGTTTAGGCTAATAAGGTGCTTCTTAAAAATTGAACGCTTCTCTGCATACTCAGATATTCCAAATTTCTTGATAAACTCTTCTGCAGACTTGTGGCCTTTTTTAGCGCTCTCTAACATATGTCGCTCGCCTTCTTTGCGAGCTTGCGCATCCCCTTTGATAAGTGAAGTACCATAACGATACTTCGCCTCGGTGTTACCTGAATCTGAAGCTTGCTTTAAGTAATGATGTTCTTTTTCACTGTCACCGAGTTGCTTATAAACTTGTGCTTTTATAAGCGATAATGTGCCTTCGTTCTGTTTCGGGTCTTCTTTACCATATTTGGTGGTCGCAAACTCACATGTCCAAAACTTTTCTAACCATATTTCGAGCATCTCCTTGCGCTCATTTATCCTGTCTAATGTGGGCTTGGCTAAACCACTGCTGTGCGAATAACGTGATTTATGACGACTTAAACCGGCAAAATTTGAAAGTGACTCATTGGGAGTAACTTTAAACTGAGTGCGTAATAGCTTTTCGCAGTAGTATTGCCATAAAAACACATGATCATGGACTTCAACTTGTGCCAGCTCACGCAGTTCATCCAATGAGTTGAACTCGCTATTAAACAAACGTTCTGCGTTCCATTTGTTGTTCTTGTAGAAACGAGACTCACTAATCGGCCCTCGCAGTACTTCAACTACAATCAGTTTTCCTAATCCAAATATAAATACTTCGACATTATTTGCTTTCTGCTGTTTGAATACTGACACCTGTTCAGAGAACCTAAGTCCGCTATACTCTAGCAAGTCTTTAGTCCCTCTTGGAAGAATTACCCTCAAACGGTCAAATTTTTCGCTGTAGTTTGACCAAAACAGGGTACGACCACGAAGCTGATTCTGCTGTTCTTCTGGTATTGACAGGTTTTGCGCCATATCGCGCCCCAAGAGCTTGTTCGTGATAGCCTGCAGCTCAGAAAAGCTAGTCAAATTGAACAATGATTTCAGCTTTTGTAGTGCGTTATCGCTCAACTGATACCAAAGGCTGTATTCACTATTAGGCAGGCACAGCTCCTCAAGTAATGACAAGAGTACACCTTGTTTCAACCGTGCTCCGTAGTTAAGTAGTATTTTATCGCAGAATGCTACCCTGTGGCTGGTCGTTTTAAGCTCTTGAAAACAAGAACCTAACCATACTTGGTCACTCTCGGTTGGCGCCATTGAGGTGCAATCAGCTAAATGAGGGATAATTCGTTCACCGTATTTGTTAGCATTGGGCAACATTAACTGCCTGATACGTTTTCGAGGGGCCACATTCGCTTGGTAACAAGCCTGAGCCAATGCAGCGTAATCCTTGTTTTGAATTGCTGTAATCCAATCTATTTTCTGTACACAAATTTGATGTAAACCTTGTACTCCACGCACGATAGTCATGCTAGCTAAAAGGGGCTGGACCATACTTGAAGGTTGTCCTTGTGCAGCCAACGCTGCTTTAAAATACGCGATACCACCTAACGTAGAGGATGTACAAATGATCATCCAAACTGCCCTACAGGCCTCTAACTCTTGACTTGGAGTAAGGCCCCCCCAGTAGCTCTCATTTTCAATAACCTCCAGCCATTCGAGTACAGATATCGTGTCGCTCTTCCCTTCATCTACTAATGCAACTAACTGAGCCAATGTTCTAGGCGGAAAGTTGGGCAGGACTTGGTCTTTTAAAGACCCGTGGAAATATTCATCAAACGATAGAGACTCAACGCTGTTCATCTCTGGTAGACGTGGTAATTCAAAATTGAATAAGTTACTCGACACGTTTTACCTCTGAAAAATACCCCAAGAATTCATCATCCTTAAATTGAAAACGGAATTTTACTTTCCGGTCAGTTGGGACAGCTTGATCTTGATTCGCTTCTATCGAACCACGACCAGAGATAGCGACCTTATTAAAAAACTCTGGCTTATTATTAAAGCTCATACTGCTAATATATGCTGACACGCTGTTCGCACGCATCACACTTAGCGACATGTTCCGTTCAAACATACCCTCTGAACTTGAGTGTCCTTCAATGACGATGCGTGAAATCTCCTTGGCCGTTGCCTCATCTTTGAAAATCACCTTGGTATAAATAGGCACAAAATTATCCAGAAACTCTTTACCCGATGGTTTCAAACGATAATCATTCACATCGAATAGTATGGAATCCATAATGGAGATGTCGCCCGTACTTGGATCTGCATGTACTTCAATACCCGCACTCTCCAGCGCATCATTGATGTCCTTGATTATCACAATACGGGTGTTCTGTGTTTCTTCGTGTGCTTCTGATATTTGCACTAACGCACTGATAAGCAGTAGTGCAAATATCATCAGCACAACTGACATAAGATCCCCAACGGATAGCCACACACCCGAATCGTCGGTCTCTTGGTCCTGAGGCTGAGAGTTGAGCTCCAACATTAGCTATTTACCTCATCAGCTTCAAATTCACGCCGTTGAACTTGCGCATTGATCAAATAGCCTGCTGCTTGAGAAAGTTTGTTGTGAATCTTACTAGCCGAATCGTCAAAATCTTTAAAGAAAACTTCAAAGCTTTCATTCGCACGTTTAAAGTAACTTTCCATCGCTTTAGGCATATCATTAGCTACATTACTGAATGCTTTAGATGCGTTAACATACTCTCTCTTCAACTTAGCAATCTCTGCACTCATCGTATGCGCCGCGTCTTGAAGCTCTGCCATTTTAGATGTCGAGTTAAGCCCAACGGCTTCTGCTACTTTTTCGATAGTTTCCGCAGATTTTTGCAAGTGCTCGTGTTGAACCGTTAGCTTTGCAAGAAGATTATGACGCGTTTGATACTCTTGCTCAAAAACCGTACGGAAGTTATCGACCACACTGTTTAAGCCATCTCTTTGTTTGCCTAAGTTTGATTCCAATAGCTCATTTTGTTTTTCAAAGTAAGCACTCAAATTCTCTTGGTATTGCTGACGGAACGCCTCCAATTCAGCTTGTACAGTTGTAGACATTGATTTGACTTTCGTATCGATATCGCCAAGCCCTGCTTCCAACTCCTCTTTTGCGGATGTCATCAACGTAGAGGCCTGTTGACCAACGCTTTCTAAAACATCCGTTTGTGCTTTGAATGCCTCACTTGAACCATTTATCAAGTTATCAATTCGTTGTTCAACACCATCAAATAGAGCTGCTTCTTTATCTTGACGTTCATCAAGTGCGAGTTCCATGGAGGACTTAATACCTTCAAACGACGTCGCTGCTTTCTGAGCACTTAACTCAAAGGCTTCTTTTTGCTGCGTTAATCCCGCACTAGCACCATCAAGCATGGATTTAACTTCTATAGCTATCGTCGTCATTGCTCCTTGGGTGTCATCTTTAAAACTTGCAAGGATCTCTTTCAATGACTCTGCAAACGCTTGGAGTTTAACCATCGTTTCTTCTTGAAATCCGTTGATGGTATTTACTGTTTCCGCTGTGCTAGTAATTACCTTTTCAACATTCTTATTTAATTCTTCTGATACATGGTTACTTGTCGTCAGAGCTTCTGACGTTTTTTCAAGCTCAGAGACAACAGGCGTAATGAGCTCTAGCTTCATTTCATTAATTAACTCTTGGACCAGCTCTTTCTGATTCTGCTCTTTAATTTCTTTAAGTTGGGCGAGTTCACTACGAATTTCATGCATGACAGGAGTCAATTGATGTTCGATAGACTGCGACACAGCACCCGATACAGCATCTGCAACCTCCGAAGAGTTGAATCCTTTCACCAATGATTGAAGCTCAACCATTATTTGAGACATATTGTCACCTAAAGCCTCCATCGCAAGTGCAGAACGACGTTGAGCATCAATAACTTCGTTCTGGCTCTCACCCGAAAGGTTTTTAAGATAATCAACCGCACTCACTTCTACATAGTGCTTTGAAAGGTGCTTATTAAACTTATTTAGGTTACCAGCGACTTGATGAGCACAAACTTTCATCCAAATCATGAAAATTGCCGAACTCATTAAGCCCACTAGTGAGGTATAAAATGCCGTATTCATACCTTCTAAAAGCTTCATTGCTGTTGTTAACAGTTCAGTTGAGTCCCCTACCATTGAAAAGCCACTTAGGCCTACCGTAATACCAATGAATGTCCCGGTAATACCCAAACTTGTTAATATTGCTGGTATTGGCTTGTATTTGTTAAGATCCGTTGCTGGAGCCAATGTAGAAATGGCATGTTTGGCGGCGATGGCAGCCCCTCGCATTTCCAGCTCATAATAACCATCACGGCTACTGTTAATCACCAGATGGCGGGCTACCCATGATTGCTGTTGTGGAGTTAGCTTTGATTGCTCTATTTTTCCATTGGAATGTAAAGCAGCAATCTTCCGTAATGAAGACAGAGTTGCCGACGTCCTCCTAACAGTACTGATACTAGCCAAAATGAAATAAGAGAACATTACTGTAATAGTAACGATGATGAGCTCTGCACTGATGTATTCAATGGCTTCGGTGATCAACAATAAAATATACGACATAGGGTTCTCAACGATTCAATAACTGCTTAAGTTCTTCGGGTGTAAATAGTTGCTCTGCAATAAAGCCAGGTAGATGTTCAGCATCACGGCGAACAACGTTGTTGACGACAATTGGCCTAGTTAGCCTTACGCTATACATTGTCCCTTCATGTTGCTCATTATCTGTTGCCAACTTTAAGTGAGCGTCTCCAGGGAAATCTCTCAATAATGTTGCTTGGAATGAAGATTTACTCCATCGCAATGATTTGGTCGCGCAAAAATCATTACCAAACCTCTCACGCGATAACTTCCACGCATGGTTAATGGCAATAATTTTTTCAAGCAATGCATCAGCTCGATTAACAATCACAAACTAACTCCTCAAAATGTTGCCATGTGAACGGTAGTTTTCCAAAAACTCATGGGCGCTTACGATTTGCCATCCAAGCCCTTGAGCCTCTTCAATATCAATGTTTGCGATGGCCACTCCAAACTTATGCTTTGGCCAAGCAAGCTCTAGCCTTGCGATTGGCTCATCAAAATCATCTCGAATGTAATGAGCAACTTCCGGTAGCATATATGACTGTTTTCGGCACGCATGTAGAACACCATGTACGCCAGGGTCTGAATAATCAAACACAGCTTTCCAGTGGCCAAGACCCTCTAACAACCCTTGCTTATTTCGAAGGTCATTGATCTGCTGCCTTTCTGAATGACTCAATACCATGTGGCTGTGAAGCGGTTGTTTACTGTGGCAATCAATACAAAGAGCTTTTAGATTATCTGGTCGATTATCAGACTTGACCCCATTCATGTGGTGTACATGCAGTAATGGGCGGTTAGAGCGTAAATTCACACCGCACTCTTTACACTCAAAATTATTTTCCACACGGTATCGAGAAGATACTTTTGACCAATCGTCGGTGTAACCTGTTTGTGCTGTTTCAGCGGCACGGGCCGGCATGTGAGGAAAGAAGGAGCTATAAGTCTGAAAGAACTCGCTCATATCAAAACCATCAAATATGGAGTTACGATTTCCACCACTTGAGTAGCCTTGATAGTTAAGTTGTCCCAAACAAAACTTACAGACCTTAAGTTTCGCCTTTCCTTCATCAAGTTGACGGGAGTGGTAGTTTTGACCTGAAATGGGAAATTCACCAGACGTGTCGTTGATCACCACATACCTTTCAAAGCGCCCCTCTGAACGCATCGACTTCAACTTAGAACAATCCGTAACATGGAACCGATTCCCCATTTCAGGGTTATGAATCACGTTTTGAACATTGTTGCCGTGGTCCTTAATATACAAAAGGACTTGTCGACCTTGATAACTAAGAAGGCCTGAATCTATGTCGACATCTTTAAGCTCAACATCCTTTCCTTGCGCCAACTCAGTATCAATTTTATTGATTGTTGTTTCCTCAAGTTCAAGGTGAAATTCACCTTCTACCTCAGGTTCCATTAAATTAACGGCTCTCTTCAACATATTAAAGTTAACGCTGAGCTTCATTATTCACCCAAAATTTTTATTATTTGCTCTTCGGCATTAGTAAC
This sequence is a window from Vibrio coralliilyticus. Protein-coding genes within it:
- the hsdR gene encoding type I restriction-modification system endonuclease, giving the protein MAKSNFEFLKGVNDFLFAIARAAEKNYPDDPNTTLVKLRIFGEATAKHLAKLLDIDVPENQNELLRELGKIPFVDDSILRVFHKLRRIGNQAVHEYHNDLDDAAMCLRLAFRLAVWYYRLVTKNYGFAVPEFALPTSQSGQQFEQEILSLKQQLELAKQSKTQTKAEVEAQKAKLTALNGYISVLESKQEETQEQSDARIAALSAKLKEKEVELSTKTEVERKAYRKQIANEASKRSLNLDEAETRYLIDAQLRKAGWDADTNNLKFSKGTRPEVGRNMAIAEWPTGVDEAGKTGFADYVLFVGLKPVAVVEAKQQNKDVAAKLTEAYRYSKYFEHDFLRSELEALASDQEQLDKVAEAIPKYIHTWNGSAAGETYKVPFCFSANGRDYRAAVKTKSGIWYRDVRHATNMPKALPEWHSPEELLAKLEDDVHYQNSWFSKNADMSDLGLRYYQEEAVQAVEKAIVSGQQDILLAMATGTGKTRTAIALMYRLIQSQRFKRVLFLVDRTSLGKQALDSFEDTNIKGDTFNAIFNIKGLTDRFPEDSTKIHVATVQSLVKRTLQSDEVMPVGRYDCIIVDEAHRGYILDKEQTEGEEKFRNQQDFISSYRRIIDHFDAVKVALTATPALHTIDIFGGEQQKPVYRYSYRKAVIDGYLCDQEPPIKIMTKLSKDGLYLSQGTEVQRLSNQGELLNDQLEDEQGFEVADFNRTLIASNFNKVVCEELTNHIDPVNHVDPTNPQKTLVFCVNNTHADMVVEELRSAFKAKYPELEHDAIIKITGDSDKDSTKVQSMITRFNKERLPNIVVTVDLLTTGIDIPSICNLVFMRKVRSRILYEQMKGRATRLCPQAGKTSFRIFDAVDLYSTLQSVDTMRPVVVCPQVELQTLVNEITDSETYKTIEADGRSFAEHSHEQLVSKLQRIVSHAQFNRNKSKQVDEHIKRIDEVCLNSAGCDFASLPKTLKDKGPKWSAEVFNKVTNLVSRLESLKSDINALRDMPIFTDVHDEIVEVKQTYGEFDNAEDFLEAFDKLVGASSNQQEALDIIINQPRDLTRKGLIELQEWFDNQNFNDSTLRSAWKTAKNQDIAAKLIGHIRRASIGDALMPFEQRVDLALERIKAANDWNDEQLSWLDRLAASIKDKVILDDDTFKTGNYKRKGGKRKLMNVFNDELDSILTQFNEYMWDEPA
- the csm6 gene encoding CRISPR-associated ring nuclease Csm6: MKNILLAITGASPQVLTETLFAIHQSGRPFPDEIYVITTKSGKPPLVNGLFRDGHLQTMFNEYSMPAVTFDESHIWIIEDGQGNQINDAKSIEDQTYMADYITRRVHELTQREDTAIHASLAGGRKTMAFYFGYAMSLFGREQDTLSHVFVEDEFEFVRDFWYPTKQPKWVTGKNGQGEVDVSKATVTLAEIPFVRQRNSIDESLVLSMATHSFSQTVGMLNACHNEDFSVTVNTKAKFVTVVGVDIKFTAKELAFYLWLLEFGEAGLLVDRGFEQNIQYSESYLKQYGELARDPRVFATFNTTPEDYLDGDFSQLKGMEKEFLQPLCSTINRKLKNALPNDLANILEIKSLSEAHNQRYFITLGKNNCIISQ
- a CDS encoding EH signature domain-containing protein, translated to MSSNLFNFELPRLPEMNSVESLSFDEYFHGSLKDQVLPNFPPRTLAQLVALVDEGKSDTISVLEWLEVIENESYWGGLTPSQELEACRAVWMIICTSSTLGGIAYFKAALAAQGQPSSMVQPLLASMTIVRGVQGLHQICVQKIDWITAIQNKDYAALAQACYQANVAPRKRIRQLMLPNANKYGERIIPHLADCTSMAPTESDQVWLGSCFQELKTTSHRVAFCDKILLNYGARLKQGVLLSLLEELCLPNSEYSLWYQLSDNALQKLKSLFNLTSFSELQAITNKLLGRDMAQNLSIPEEQQNQLRGRTLFWSNYSEKFDRLRVILPRGTKDLLEYSGLRFSEQVSVFKQQKANNVEVFIFGLGKLIVVEVLRGPISESRFYKNNKWNAERLFNSEFNSLDELRELAQVEVHDHVFLWQYYCEKLLRTQFKVTPNESLSNFAGLSRHKSRYSHSSGLAKPTLDRINERKEMLEIWLEKFWTCEFATTKYGKEDPKQNEGTLSLIKAQVYKQLGDSEKEHHYLKQASDSGNTEAKYRYGTSLIKGDAQARKEGERHMLESAKKGHKSAEEFIKKFGISEYAEKRSIFKKHLISLNKASKIWIGFHHEKGWVELDRNLIENRPESKGEMIFINMSKGEMFFEEKRNWKEPLFIFAPTYIDFASDKQLQELETIFTRYNIKIK
- a CDS encoding OmpA family protein, translated to MLELNSQPQDQETDDSGVWLSVGDLMSVVLMIFALLLISALVQISEAHEETQNTRIVIIKDINDALESAGIEVHADPSTGDISIMDSILFDVNDYRLKPSGKEFLDNFVPIYTKVIFKDEATAKEISRIVIEGHSSSEGMFERNMSLSVMRANSVSAYISSMSFNNKPEFFNKVAISGRGSIEANQDQAVPTDRKVKFRFQFKDDEFLGYFSEVKRVE
- a CDS encoding chemotaxis protein, encoding MSYILLLITEAIEYISAELIIVTITVMFSYFILASISTVRRTSATLSSLRKIAALHSNGKIEQSKLTPQQQSWVARHLVINSSRDGYYELEMRGAAIAAKHAISTLAPATDLNKYKPIPAILTSLGITGTFIGITVGLSGFSMVGDSTELLTTAMKLLEGMNTAFYTSLVGLMSSAIFMIWMKVCAHQVAGNLNKFNKHLSKHYVEVSAVDYLKNLSGESQNEVIDAQRRSALAMEALGDNMSQIMVELQSLVKGFNSSEVADAVSGAVSQSIEHQLTPVMHEIRSELAQLKEIKEQNQKELVQELINEMKLELITPVVSELEKTSEALTTSNHVSEELNKNVEKVITSTAETVNTINGFQEETMVKLQAFAESLKEILASFKDDTQGAMTTIAIEVKSMLDGASAGLTQQKEAFELSAQKAATSFEGIKSSMELALDERQDKEAALFDGVEQRIDNLINGSSEAFKAQTDVLESVGQQASTLMTSAKEELEAGLGDIDTKVKSMSTTVQAELEAFRQQYQENLSAYFEKQNELLESNLGKQRDGLNSVVDNFRTVFEQEYQTRHNLLAKLTVQHEHLQKSAETIEKVAEAVGLNSTSKMAELQDAAHTMSAEIAKLKREYVNASKAFSNVANDMPKAMESYFKRANESFEVFFKDFDDSASKIHNKLSQAAGYLINAQVQRREFEADEVNS
- a CDS encoding HNH endonuclease, producing the protein MKLSVNFNMLKRAVNLMEPEVEGEFHLELEETTINKIDTELAQGKDVELKDVDIDSGLLSYQGRQVLLYIKDHGNNVQNVIHNPEMGNRFHVTDCSKLKSMRSEGRFERYVVINDTSGEFPISGQNYHSRQLDEGKAKLKVCKFCLGQLNYQGYSSGGNRNSIFDGFDMSEFFQTYSSFFPHMPARAAETAQTGYTDDWSKVSSRYRVENNFECKECGVNLRSNRPLLHVHHMNGVKSDNRPDNLKALCIDCHSKQPLHSHMVLSHSERQQINDLRNKQGLLEGLGHWKAVFDYSDPGVHGVLHACRKQSYMLPEVAHYIRDDFDEPIARLELAWPKHKFGVAIANIDIEEAQGLGWQIVSAHEFLENYRSHGNILRS